One genomic window of Geodermatophilus sp. DSM 44513 includes the following:
- the gnd gene encoding phosphogluconate dehydrogenase (NAD(+)-dependent, decarboxylating) produces the protein MQLGLIGLGKMGGNMAERLRRAGHEVVGYDRSPGKRDVGTLEELIGALSAPRVVWVMVPAGEPTKATVKELAELLDSGDVIVDGGNSKYTDDQVHDVLCREKGIGYIDAGVSGGVWGLENGYALMVGGTKDDVAKVQPVFDALKPPSPTDESGQEMPGAGFVHAGPVGAGHFSKMVHNGIEYAMMQAYGEGYELLAAVDLIEDVPGVVKSWTQGTVIRSWLLDLLVRALDEDPQLDRIRGYAEDSGEGRWTVEQAIENAVPMPTIAASLFARFSSRQEDSPTMKAVAALRNQFGGHAVQAVREQEVERPA, from the coding sequence GTGCAGCTGGGTCTGATCGGGCTGGGCAAGATGGGCGGCAACATGGCCGAGCGGCTGCGCCGCGCCGGCCACGAGGTCGTGGGGTACGACCGCAGCCCCGGGAAGCGGGACGTCGGGACCCTCGAGGAGCTGATCGGCGCGCTGAGCGCACCCCGGGTCGTGTGGGTGATGGTGCCGGCCGGCGAGCCGACGAAGGCGACCGTCAAGGAGCTCGCCGAGCTGCTCGACAGCGGCGACGTCATCGTCGACGGCGGCAACTCCAAGTACACCGACGACCAGGTCCACGACGTGCTGTGCCGTGAGAAGGGCATCGGCTACATCGACGCCGGCGTCTCCGGCGGCGTCTGGGGCCTGGAGAACGGCTACGCGCTGATGGTCGGCGGGACCAAGGACGACGTCGCGAAGGTCCAGCCGGTGTTCGACGCGCTCAAGCCGCCGTCGCCGACGGACGAGTCCGGTCAGGAGATGCCGGGCGCGGGCTTCGTGCACGCCGGGCCGGTGGGCGCCGGGCACTTCTCCAAGATGGTCCACAACGGCATCGAGTACGCGATGATGCAGGCCTACGGCGAGGGCTACGAGCTGCTGGCCGCCGTCGACCTGATCGAGGACGTCCCCGGCGTGGTGAAGTCCTGGACGCAGGGCACCGTCATCCGCTCCTGGCTGCTGGACCTGCTCGTCCGGGCCCTGGACGAGGACCCGCAGCTCGACCGGATCCGCGGGTACGCGGAGGACTCCGGCGAGGGCCGGTGGACCGTCGAGCAGGCCATCGAGAACGCCGTCCCCATGCCGACGATCGCCGCGTCGCTGTTCGCCCGCTTCTCCTCCCGCCAGGAGGACTCCCCGACGATGAAGGCCGTCGCCGCACTGCGCAACCAGTTCGGCGGGCACGCGGTGCAGGCTGTCCGCGAGCAGGAGGTCGAGCGCCCGGCATGA
- a CDS encoding APC family permease, whose protein sequence is MADTTAAPDRTSDGQPALRRVMGPGLLLLFIVGDVLGTGIYALTGQVAAQVGGVVWLPFLVAFLVALVTAFSYLELVTKYPQAAGAALYAHKAFGVHFVTFLVAFAVMSSGITSASTAARAFSANFARVFDLSVGEGIGITLIGLGFMALIALVNLRGVGESVKANVVLTCVELTGLLIVIGVGVWALGGGGGDFSRVTEFDTGERSVVGGVIAATGLAFFAMVGFEDSVNMAEECKEPRRIFPKVLLAGLCLTGLIYVLVSISAIALVPADRLSQGDTPLLQVVEAGAPGFPLGLFGVITMFAVANSALINMLMASRLVYGLSRERVLPRLLGAVHLRRRTPTTAILFTTALAFGLITFVGEVPALGGTTALLLLIVFTVVNVAVLVLRRDPVDADHFRTPTVLPVVGALACAYLATPWAGRPAEQYRIAGVLLAIGVVLWGVTVLATRRGGAGTPRFDPGHLTGERPTGPRN, encoded by the coding sequence ATGGCCGACACCACGGCAGCGCCCGACCGCACGTCCGACGGCCAGCCGGCGCTCAGGCGGGTGATGGGCCCGGGCCTGCTGCTGCTGTTCATCGTCGGCGACGTCCTGGGCACCGGCATCTACGCACTGACCGGCCAGGTCGCCGCGCAGGTCGGCGGCGTGGTCTGGCTGCCGTTCCTCGTCGCCTTCCTCGTCGCCCTGGTCACCGCGTTCAGCTACCTGGAGCTGGTCACCAAGTACCCGCAGGCCGCCGGTGCGGCGCTCTACGCGCACAAGGCGTTCGGCGTCCACTTCGTGACGTTCCTCGTGGCCTTCGCGGTGATGAGCTCGGGCATCACCTCGGCGTCCACCGCAGCGCGGGCGTTCAGCGCCAACTTCGCCCGCGTCTTCGACCTGAGCGTGGGCGAGGGCATCGGGATCACCCTCATCGGGCTGGGCTTCATGGCCCTGATCGCCCTGGTCAACCTGCGCGGGGTCGGCGAGAGCGTCAAGGCCAACGTGGTGCTCACCTGCGTGGAGCTGACCGGCCTGCTGATCGTCATCGGCGTGGGCGTCTGGGCCCTCGGCGGCGGGGGCGGGGACTTCTCCCGGGTGACGGAGTTCGACACCGGCGAGCGCTCGGTGGTCGGCGGGGTCATCGCCGCGACCGGGCTGGCCTTCTTCGCGATGGTCGGCTTCGAGGACTCGGTCAACATGGCCGAGGAGTGCAAGGAGCCGCGGCGGATCTTCCCGAAGGTGCTGCTGGCCGGGCTGTGCCTCACCGGCCTGATCTACGTGCTGGTGTCGATCTCGGCGATCGCGCTGGTGCCGGCCGACCGGCTCAGCCAGGGCGACACCCCGCTGCTGCAGGTGGTGGAGGCCGGTGCCCCGGGCTTCCCGCTGGGCCTGTTCGGCGTCATCACCATGTTCGCCGTCGCCAACTCGGCGCTGATCAACATGCTGATGGCCAGCCGGCTGGTCTACGGCCTGAGCCGTGAGCGGGTGCTGCCGCGCCTCCTCGGCGCGGTGCACCTCCGCCGCCGCACGCCGACCACCGCCATCCTGTTCACCACCGCGCTGGCGTTCGGGCTGATCACCTTCGTCGGGGAGGTGCCGGCCCTCGGCGGCACCACGGCCCTGCTGCTGCTCATCGTGTTCACCGTCGTGAACGTCGCCGTCCTGGTGCTGCGCCGCGACCCGGTGGACGCCGACCACTTCCGCACCCCCACGGTGCTGCCCGTCGTCGGGGCACTCGCCTGCGCCTACCTGGCCACGCCCTGGGCCGGCCGCCCCGCCGAGCAGTACCGGATCGCCGGTGTGCTGCTGGCCATCGGCGTCGTGCTGTGGGGCGTGACGGTCCTGGCGACCAGGCGCGGCGGCGCCGGGACGCCCCGGTTCGACCCCGGCCACCTGACCGGCGAGCGCCCCACCGGTCCGCGCAACTAG
- a CDS encoding SDR family oxidoreductase: MAETEGTPAVPAAKTCLVTGATGYIGGRLVPELLAAGHRVRVMTRSPERLRDHPWAGDVEIARADAGDPEAVAGACAGVDVVYYLIHALGTGSEFEDTDRRTAQVMAGAAREAGVGRLVYLSGLDPDDEELSPHLRSRAEVAAILLGSGVPTVVLRAAVVLGSGSASFEMLRYLTERLPLMITPRWVHSRIQPIAIRDVLRYLVGCATLPSDVHRCFDIGGPDVMTYLEMMQRFAAVDGLSRRRILPVPVLSPALSSHWVGVITPVPASIARPLVESLRNTVVCSEHDIARYVPDPPEGLLGFDDAVRLAVQRVRDQTVATRWSSASVPGAPSDPLPTDPDWAGGTLYLDEKSRLTDASPEDLWRVVEGIGGDSGWYSFPLAWEVRGWLDRAVGGVGLRRGRRSPSDLYVGEALDFWRVEELDEGRLLRLRAEMRLPGLAWLEFHVEPQEDGRTLLRQKATFKPSGLFGHLYWRVLVPFHGPIFGGMIRNICRAAEQGTAASVGSHRAQAA, from the coding sequence ATGGCCGAGACCGAGGGCACCCCTGCCGTCCCCGCAGCGAAGACCTGCCTCGTCACCGGGGCGACCGGCTACATCGGCGGCCGGCTGGTCCCCGAGCTGCTGGCCGCCGGGCACCGCGTCCGCGTGATGACCCGGTCCCCCGAGCGGCTGCGCGACCACCCGTGGGCCGGGGACGTCGAGATCGCCCGGGCCGACGCCGGCGACCCGGAGGCGGTCGCCGGGGCCTGCGCCGGGGTCGACGTCGTCTACTACCTGATCCACGCGCTGGGCACCGGCAGCGAGTTCGAGGACACCGACCGGCGGACCGCGCAGGTCATGGCCGGTGCCGCCCGCGAGGCCGGGGTCGGCCGGCTGGTCTACCTCAGCGGGCTGGACCCCGACGACGAGGAGCTCTCCCCGCACCTGCGCTCGCGGGCGGAGGTCGCCGCGATCCTGCTCGGCTCCGGCGTCCCGACCGTCGTCCTGCGGGCCGCGGTGGTGCTGGGGTCGGGGTCGGCGTCCTTCGAGATGCTGCGCTACCTGACCGAGCGGCTGCCGCTGATGATCACGCCCCGGTGGGTGCACAGCCGCATCCAGCCGATCGCCATCCGCGACGTGCTGCGCTACCTGGTCGGCTGCGCGACCCTGCCGAGCGACGTGCACCGCTGCTTCGACATCGGCGGCCCCGACGTCATGACCTACCTGGAGATGATGCAGCGCTTCGCCGCCGTCGATGGGCTCAGCAGGCGGCGGATCCTGCCGGTGCCGGTGCTCAGCCCGGCGCTGTCCAGCCACTGGGTCGGCGTGATCACCCCCGTGCCGGCGTCGATCGCCCGGCCGCTGGTGGAGTCGCTGCGCAACACCGTCGTGTGCTCCGAGCACGACATCGCCCGGTACGTGCCCGACCCGCCCGAGGGGCTGCTGGGCTTCGACGACGCCGTCCGGCTGGCCGTGCAGCGGGTCAGGGACCAGACGGTGGCCACCCGCTGGTCCTCGGCGTCCGTGCCCGGGGCCCCGTCGGACCCGCTGCCCACCGACCCGGACTGGGCCGGCGGCACCCTCTACCTGGACGAGAAGAGCCGGCTGACCGACGCCTCGCCCGAGGACCTGTGGCGGGTCGTCGAGGGGATCGGCGGCGACAGCGGCTGGTACTCCTTCCCGCTGGCCTGGGAGGTGCGCGGCTGGCTGGACCGGGCCGTCGGCGGCGTGGGCCTGCGGCGCGGGCGACGCTCGCCCTCGGACCTCTACGTCGGCGAGGCCCTGGACTTCTGGCGGGTCGAGGAGCTCGACGAGGGCAGGCTGCTGCGGCTGCGCGCGGAGATGCGGCTGCCCGGGCTGGCCTGGCTGGAGTTCCACGTGGAACCACAGGAGGACGGGCGCACCCTGCTGCGCCAGAAGGCGACGTTCAAGCCCTCCGGGCTGTTCGGGCACCTGTACTGGCGGGTCCTGGTGCCCTTCCACGGCCCCATCTTCGGCGGCATGATCCGCAACATCTGCCGCGCGGCCGAGCAGGGGACGGCGGCCTCCGTGGGCTCGCACCGCGCCCAGGCGGCGTGA
- the recF gene encoding DNA replication/repair protein RecF (All proteins in this family for which functions are known are DNA-binding proteins that assist the filamentation of RecA onto DNA for the initiation of recombination or recombinational repair.), producing the protein MYLRHLQLGSFRNWDRVDLALRPGPTVFVGRNGEGKTNLVEAVGYLATLGSHRVAGDGPMVRQGAAQAVVRAALRREDRELLVEVEINPGRANRVRVNRAPLPRPRELLGLVKSVLFAPEDLVLVRGDPAERRRFLDDLLVSRTPRLAGVRSDYDRVLKQRNALLKTARLARGNALATLDVWDGHLVDLGGQLLAARLRLVADLAPHVARAHARVAGVDAAGAALGYASTVPLAGDGTPIGEGAALPGAADLSAALLERVAERRGDEVDRGMTLVGPHRDDLVILLGPMPAKGFASHGESWSLALALKLGCFALLREDGDEPILVLDDVFATLDADRRAALASVARSAEQALVTAAVLDDVPEQLRGAVVQVAGGQAVPLDPVTAEDGAVREEVP; encoded by the coding sequence GTGTACCTGCGCCACCTGCAGCTGGGGTCGTTCCGCAACTGGGACCGGGTGGACCTCGCCCTGCGCCCGGGGCCGACGGTCTTCGTCGGCCGCAACGGCGAGGGCAAGACCAACCTGGTCGAGGCGGTCGGCTACCTGGCCACGCTGGGCAGCCACCGGGTCGCCGGCGACGGCCCGATGGTCCGGCAGGGCGCCGCCCAGGCGGTGGTCCGCGCGGCGCTGCGCCGGGAGGACCGCGAGCTGCTGGTCGAGGTCGAGATCAACCCGGGGCGGGCCAACCGGGTGCGGGTCAACCGCGCGCCGCTGCCCCGCCCGCGCGAGCTGCTCGGGCTGGTGAAGTCGGTGCTGTTCGCCCCGGAGGACCTGGTGCTCGTCCGCGGCGACCCGGCGGAGCGACGGCGGTTCCTCGACGACCTGCTGGTCAGCCGCACCCCGCGGCTGGCCGGCGTGCGCAGCGACTACGACCGGGTGCTCAAGCAGCGCAACGCGCTGCTCAAGACCGCCCGCCTGGCCCGCGGGAACGCGCTGGCCACCCTCGACGTCTGGGACGGTCACCTGGTCGACCTCGGGGGGCAGCTGCTGGCCGCCCGGCTGCGGCTGGTCGCCGATCTGGCCCCGCACGTGGCCCGGGCCCACGCCCGGGTCGCCGGGGTGGACGCCGCGGGAGCCGCGCTGGGCTACGCCAGCACCGTGCCGCTGGCCGGCGACGGGACGCCGATCGGCGAGGGTGCGGCGCTGCCCGGCGCGGCGGACCTGTCGGCGGCGTTGCTCGAGCGCGTGGCCGAGCGCCGCGGCGACGAGGTCGACCGCGGGATGACCCTGGTCGGCCCGCACCGCGACGACCTGGTGATCTTGCTGGGGCCGATGCCGGCGAAGGGCTTCGCCAGCCACGGGGAGTCCTGGTCGCTGGCCCTGGCGCTGAAGCTTGGCTGCTTCGCGCTCCTGCGGGAGGACGGCGACGAGCCCATCCTGGTGCTGGACGACGTCTTCGCCACCCTGGACGCCGACCGCCGGGCCGCCCTGGCCTCGGTGGCCCGCTCGGCGGAGCAGGCGCTGGTGACCGCCGCGGTGCTCGACGACGTCCCCGAGCAGCTGCGCGGCGCGGTGGTGCAGGTCGCCGGGGGCCAGGCGGTACCGCTGGACCCGGTGACCGCCGAGGACGGTGCGGTGCGGGAGGAGGTCCCATGA
- a CDS encoding ABC transporter ATP-binding protein: MSSPAVDTPVEAALSAETAPSATLRQLWPLVRPHRRPLALAAALSLVAAAGALAQPALVARVIEVVGSGGRLLPVVALLVVVLVASAALNAVQGYLLQRTAEGVVLTTRRTLTDRLLRLPVVEYDRRRTGDLMSRVGADTTLLRATVTSGVVEVAGSAVVAVGALVAMALVDGWLLLVTVGSVGVGLAVVVSVSRGVRRLSQQAQAEVGAMTAAVERALSAVRTIRASGATAREVDVVAASAGRAYAAGVRVARLQALVSPAGSIAVQGAFLAVLGLGGYRVATGSIAVADLVAFILYLFLLVLPLGQAIGAWTQLQTGLGALARIQEVLGLAPEDDARPERGGALLPVPVTPPSREVPLLELDDVSFGYPDGTDVLRGVSLSVPAGSRVALVGPSGAGKSTVLALVEGFYPLTGGAVRWAGTDVRELPRAGLRARLGYVEQEAPVLAGSVRDNLLLAAPQASDPELWAVLADVGLTGVVQRSPRGLDVPVGDDGVLLSGGQRQRLAIARSLLARPALLLLDEPTASLDARNEALLRDTLAAASADRALLVVAHRLSTVLDSDRIVVLDAGQVVASGTHEELVETSPLYRELAAAQLLV, from the coding sequence GTGAGCAGCCCCGCGGTGGACACCCCGGTGGAGGCCGCTCTCTCGGCGGAGACGGCGCCCTCGGCCACGCTGCGCCAGCTGTGGCCCCTGGTCCGCCCGCACCGGCGTCCGCTGGCCCTGGCCGCCGCCCTGTCGCTGGTCGCGGCGGCCGGGGCGCTGGCCCAGCCGGCCCTGGTCGCCCGGGTGATCGAGGTGGTCGGGTCCGGCGGGCGGCTGCTGCCGGTCGTGGCGCTGCTGGTCGTCGTCCTGGTCGCGTCGGCGGCGCTGAACGCGGTGCAGGGGTACCTGCTGCAGCGCACCGCCGAGGGCGTCGTGCTGACCACCCGGCGCACGCTGACCGACCGACTGCTGCGGCTGCCCGTGGTCGAGTACGACCGGCGGCGCACCGGGGACCTGATGTCGCGGGTCGGCGCGGACACCACGCTGCTGCGGGCGACGGTGACCTCCGGGGTCGTCGAGGTGGCCGGCTCCGCGGTGGTCGCCGTCGGCGCGCTGGTCGCCATGGCGCTGGTCGACGGCTGGCTGCTGCTGGTCACCGTCGGGTCGGTCGGGGTCGGTCTCGCGGTGGTCGTGTCGGTCTCCCGCGGGGTGCGGCGGCTGTCCCAGCAGGCCCAGGCGGAGGTCGGCGCGATGACCGCCGCGGTCGAGCGGGCGCTGTCGGCGGTGCGCACCATCCGGGCCAGCGGCGCGACCGCCCGCGAGGTCGACGTCGTCGCGGCCAGTGCCGGGCGGGCGTACGCCGCCGGCGTGCGGGTGGCCCGGCTGCAGGCGCTGGTGAGCCCGGCCGGGTCGATCGCCGTCCAGGGGGCCTTCCTCGCAGTCCTGGGGCTGGGCGGCTACCGGGTGGCCACCGGCTCGATCGCCGTCGCCGACCTGGTCGCCTTCATCCTCTACCTGTTCCTGCTGGTCCTGCCGCTGGGCCAGGCGATCGGGGCGTGGACCCAGCTGCAGACCGGCTTGGGTGCCCTGGCCCGCATCCAGGAGGTGCTGGGCCTGGCGCCGGAGGACGACGCCCGGCCCGAGCGCGGCGGCGCGCTGCTGCCCGTGCCGGTGACGCCGCCGTCCCGGGAGGTGCCGCTGCTGGAGCTGGACGACGTCTCGTTCGGCTACCCGGACGGCACCGACGTGCTGCGCGGGGTGTCGCTGTCGGTGCCGGCGGGCAGCCGGGTGGCCCTGGTCGGGCCCTCGGGGGCGGGGAAGTCCACGGTGCTCGCGCTGGTCGAGGGCTTCTACCCGCTGACCGGCGGGGCGGTGCGGTGGGCCGGCACCGACGTCCGCGAGTTGCCGCGGGCCGGCCTGCGCGCCCGGCTGGGCTACGTCGAGCAGGAGGCACCGGTGCTGGCCGGGTCGGTGCGGGACAACCTGCTGCTGGCCGCCCCGCAGGCGAGTGACCCCGAGCTGTGGGCGGTGCTGGCCGACGTCGGGCTCACCGGGGTGGTGCAGCGCTCACCGCGCGGCCTGGACGTGCCGGTGGGGGACGACGGCGTGCTGCTGTCCGGCGGGCAGCGCCAGCGGCTGGCCATCGCCCGGTCGCTGCTGGCCCGCCCCGCGCTGCTGCTGCTCGACGAGCCGACCGCCAGCCTGGACGCCCGCAACGAGGCCCTGCTGCGCGACACCCTGGCCGCCGCGTCGGCCGACCGGGCGCTGCTCGTGGTCGCCCACCGGCTGTCCACCGTGCTGGACAGCGACCGGATCGTGGTGCTCGACGCCGGGCAGGTCGTCGCCAGCGGCACCCACGAGGAGCTGGTGGAGACCAGCCCCCTCTACCGCGAGCTCGCCGCCGCCCAACTGCTGGTGTGA
- the gyrB gene encoding DNA topoisomerase (ATP-hydrolyzing) subunit B, translating to MVARPKTDAPAENAYSGSSITVLEGLEAVRKRPGMYIGSTGERGLHHMVWEVVDNAVDESLAGYCDTVRVTLLADGGVRVEDNGRGIPVDLHPVEKRPTVEVVLTILHAGGKFDGKSYGVSGGLHGVGVTVVNALSSELDVRIWRDGTEWHQHYAEAKPSPLEKIGPTRKRGTQITFWADPGIFETTAYSFDTISRRLQEMAFLNAGLRIVLRDERPGHSRAETGMADEVSLAEAAPAAHAEEPAFEPTEVTYLYEGGLKDYVAHLNRTRTAIHRSVIGFSADGTGKNDTAMSVDVAMQWSEAYSESVHTFANIINTHEGGTHEEGFRAALTSIVNRYAEDKKLFKSKDEKLTGEDIREGLAAIVSVKLGDPQFEGQTKTKLGNTEVKGFVQRVCNEQIGHWFEANPAEAKQIITKASSAARARRAAQQARQLARKNPLNSTGLPGKLADCRSTDPRNSEVYIVEGDSAGGSAKSGRDSMFQAILPIRGKIINVEKARIDRVLKNTEVQSMITAFGTGIHDEFDLAKLRYHKIVLMADADVDGQHICTLLLTLLFRFMRPLVEAGHVYLARPPLYKIKWGGKWGDQYAYSDRERDALLKAGKEEGRRVREEMIQRYKGLGEMNASELWETTMNPETRLLGQVTLEDAATADELFSILMGEDVEARRSFITRNARDVRFLDV from the coding sequence GTGGTCGCGCGACCGAAGACCGATGCCCCGGCTGAGAACGCCTACTCGGGCAGCTCCATCACCGTCCTCGAGGGTCTGGAGGCCGTCCGCAAGCGCCCGGGCATGTACATCGGCTCGACCGGCGAGCGGGGCCTGCACCACATGGTGTGGGAGGTCGTCGACAACGCCGTCGACGAGTCCCTGGCCGGCTACTGCGACACCGTCCGGGTGACCCTGCTGGCCGACGGCGGCGTCCGGGTGGAGGACAACGGCCGCGGCATCCCGGTCGACCTGCACCCGGTGGAGAAGCGGCCGACCGTCGAGGTGGTCCTGACCATCCTGCACGCGGGCGGCAAGTTCGACGGCAAGAGCTACGGGGTCTCCGGCGGCCTGCACGGCGTGGGCGTCACCGTCGTCAACGCGCTGTCCAGCGAGCTCGACGTCCGCATCTGGCGCGACGGCACCGAGTGGCACCAGCACTACGCCGAGGCCAAGCCCTCCCCGCTGGAGAAGATCGGCCCGACGCGCAAGCGCGGCACCCAGATCACCTTCTGGGCCGACCCGGGCATCTTCGAGACGACGGCCTACTCCTTCGACACGATCAGCCGCCGGCTGCAGGAGATGGCCTTCCTCAACGCCGGCCTGCGCATCGTGCTGCGCGACGAGCGCCCCGGTCACAGCAGGGCCGAGACCGGCATGGCCGACGAGGTGTCCCTCGCCGAGGCGGCACCGGCGGCGCACGCCGAGGAGCCGGCCTTCGAGCCGACCGAGGTGACCTACCTCTACGAGGGCGGCCTCAAGGACTACGTCGCCCACCTGAACCGGACCCGGACCGCCATCCACCGGTCGGTCATCGGCTTCTCCGCCGACGGCACCGGCAAGAACGACACGGCGATGTCGGTCGACGTCGCGATGCAGTGGTCGGAGGCCTACTCCGAGTCGGTGCACACCTTCGCCAACATCATCAACACCCACGAGGGCGGCACCCACGAGGAGGGCTTCCGCGCCGCGCTGACCTCGATCGTCAACCGCTACGCGGAGGACAAGAAGCTCTTCAAGAGCAAGGACGAGAAGCTCACCGGCGAGGACATCCGCGAGGGCCTGGCCGCGATCGTCTCGGTCAAGCTCGGCGACCCGCAGTTCGAGGGTCAGACCAAGACCAAGCTCGGCAACACCGAGGTCAAGGGCTTCGTGCAGCGGGTCTGCAACGAGCAGATCGGGCACTGGTTCGAGGCCAACCCCGCCGAGGCCAAGCAGATCATCACCAAGGCCAGCTCCGCCGCCCGCGCCCGCCGCGCCGCCCAGCAGGCCCGCCAGCTGGCGCGGAAGAACCCGCTGAACTCCACCGGGCTCCCCGGCAAGCTGGCCGACTGCCGCTCCACCGACCCGCGCAACTCCGAGGTCTACATCGTCGAGGGCGACTCCGCCGGGGGCTCGGCGAAGTCCGGCCGCGACTCGATGTTCCAGGCGATCCTGCCGATCCGCGGCAAGATCATCAACGTCGAGAAGGCGCGCATCGACCGGGTGCTCAAGAACACCGAGGTCCAGTCGATGATCACCGCCTTCGGCACCGGCATCCACGACGAGTTCGACCTGGCCAAGCTGCGTTACCACAAGATCGTGCTGATGGCCGACGCCGACGTCGACGGCCAGCACATCTGCACGCTGCTGCTGACCCTGCTGTTCCGCTTCATGCGGCCGCTGGTCGAGGCCGGCCACGTCTACCTGGCCCGCCCCCCGCTGTACAAGATCAAGTGGGGCGGCAAGTGGGGCGACCAGTACGCCTACTCCGACCGGGAGCGCGACGCGCTGCTCAAGGCCGGCAAGGAGGAGGGCCGCCGGGTCCGCGAGGAGATGATCCAGCGGTACAAGGGGCTCGGTGAGATGAACGCCAGCGAGCTGTGGGAGACCACGATGAACCCCGAGACCCGGCTGCTCGGCCAGGTCACCCTCGAGGACGCCGCCACCGCCGACGAGCTGTTCAGCATCCTCATGGGCGAGGACGTCGAGGCCCGCCGCAGCTTCATCACCCGCAACGCCCGGGACGTGCGGTTCTTGGACGTCTGA
- the dnaN gene encoding DNA polymerase III subunit beta — translation MEFRVAREVLADAVAWTARSLPPRPSVPVLAGILLEVDGSQLSVSGFDYEVSARAEVDVQGSESGRVLVPGRLLAEITRALPPHPVVLTAEGPRLSISCGNARFSLPTLPVEDYPSLPAMPSSAGVVDSDVFAEAVGQVAVAAGRDDTLPMLTGVRLEIEDDLVTLAATDRYRLAVREFAWRPDTPGVTAAVLVPARTLADAAKTLTSGPEVTLSLSSGGSGEGILGLSGKDRQTTTRLLDAEFVKYRAIMPTDSASNATLPVGLFTDAAKRVALVAERGTPLRCEFTPGQVTLRAGGTDDEGQAEERCDVEFDGDPLTIGFNPTFLLDGLAAVHTPRARMDFTSPLKPAVLSGVSEPAADDDAAPARPAERPGSYRYLIMPVRLPG, via the coding sequence ATGGAGTTCCGGGTGGCGCGTGAGGTGCTCGCCGATGCCGTCGCGTGGACGGCACGCAGCCTGCCGCCACGGCCGTCGGTGCCGGTGCTGGCCGGGATCCTGCTCGAGGTCGACGGCAGCCAGCTGTCGGTGTCCGGCTTCGACTACGAGGTCTCCGCGCGTGCCGAGGTCGACGTGCAGGGCTCCGAGAGCGGCCGGGTCCTCGTCCCCGGCCGGCTGCTGGCCGAGATCACCCGCGCGCTGCCGCCGCACCCGGTCGTCCTGACCGCCGAGGGGCCGCGGCTGTCCATCTCCTGCGGCAACGCCCGCTTCAGCCTGCCCACGCTGCCGGTCGAGGACTACCCGTCCCTGCCGGCGATGCCGTCGTCGGCCGGCGTCGTCGACAGCGACGTGTTCGCCGAGGCCGTCGGCCAGGTCGCCGTGGCCGCCGGGCGCGACGACACGCTGCCCATGCTCACCGGCGTCCGACTGGAGATCGAGGACGACCTGGTGACGCTGGCGGCGACCGACCGCTACCGCCTCGCCGTCCGCGAGTTCGCCTGGCGCCCGGACACCCCCGGCGTGACCGCGGCGGTGCTGGTGCCCGCCCGCACGCTGGCCGACGCCGCGAAGACGCTGACCAGCGGCCCGGAGGTCACCCTGTCGCTGTCCTCGGGCGGCTCGGGTGAGGGCATCCTGGGCCTGTCGGGCAAGGACCGGCAGACCACCACCCGGCTGCTGGACGCCGAGTTCGTGAAGTACCGGGCGATCATGCCCACCGACTCGGCGAGCAACGCCACGCTCCCGGTGGGGCTGTTCACCGACGCGGCCAAGCGCGTCGCCCTGGTCGCCGAGCGCGGCACGCCGCTGCGCTGCGAGTTCACCCCCGGCCAGGTCACCCTGCGGGCCGGCGGCACCGACGACGAGGGCCAGGCCGAGGAGCGCTGCGACGTCGAGTTCGACGGCGACCCGCTCACCATCGGCTTCAACCCGACGTTCCTGCTCGACGGGCTGGCCGCCGTGCACACCCCGCGGGCGCGGATGGACTTCACCAGCCCGCTCAAGCCCGCCGTGCTCTCCGGGGTGTCCGAGCCGGCGGCCGACGACGACGCGGCGCCCGCGCGCCCCGCCGAACGTCCCGGCAGCTACCGCTACCTGATCATGCCGGTGCGCCTGCCGGGCTGA
- a CDS encoding DUF721 domain-containing protein: MSEERPARPSDIARAALEAARAASAARPRPTRRRIAGPKRAWSGPRPGDDDPQPLGRLVDHLVQAQDWSQHTKVGAVFGRWSALVGPDIAAHCTPQTLTEGELLVVAESTAWATQLRLLTPTILARLHASVGGDVVTRLRVVGPTAPSWKKGPRSVRGRGPRDTYG, translated from the coding sequence ATGAGCGAGGAGCGGCCGGCCCGGCCCAGTGACATCGCACGCGCCGCGCTGGAGGCCGCGCGGGCGGCATCCGCGGCCCGGCCCCGCCCCACCCGCCGCCGGATCGCCGGGCCCAAGCGGGCCTGGAGCGGCCCGCGCCCGGGGGACGACGACCCGCAGCCGCTGGGCCGGCTGGTCGACCACCTGGTGCAGGCGCAGGACTGGTCGCAGCACACGAAGGTCGGTGCGGTCTTCGGCCGGTGGTCGGCGCTGGTCGGCCCGGACATCGCCGCGCACTGCACCCCGCAGACCCTGACCGAGGGGGAGCTGCTGGTCGTGGCGGAGTCCACCGCGTGGGCCACCCAGCTGCGGCTGCTGACCCCGACGATCCTCGCCCGGTTGCACGCCTCGGTCGGCGGGGACGTCGTGACCCGCCTGCGCGTTGTCGGACCGACGGCCCCGAGCTGGAAGAAGGGGCCCCGCTCGGTCCGCGGACGCGGACCCCGGGACACGTACGGATAG